A single Brachionichthys hirsutus isolate HB-005 chromosome 17, CSIRO-AGI_Bhir_v1, whole genome shotgun sequence DNA region contains:
- the hpgd gene encoding 15-hydroxyprostaglandin dehydrogenase [NAD(+)], which produces MSLTEKVALVTGGAQGIGRAVVQSLLQSSAKVAVVDLNKTCGEECKVQLDAEFGEGSSTFISCDVSDGDALRDAFQRTVDTFGRLDIVINNAGINNEKNWEKTIQVNLTSVIKGTYLALEHMSKEYGKEGGIIINVSSMAAFLHSPHQPVYTATKHGVMGFTRAMADASSQGNYGVRINVLCPGFVDTPLLHSVEDENNMGKLVKFKDEFKDSMRKFGVLQPSLIAEGMMMLILDSNLNGAVMKITCSKGIHFHTYEPMSA; this is translated from the exons ATGTCTCTGACTGAAAAGGTGGCTCTGGTGACTGGGGGGGCTCAAGGCATTGGGAGAGCCGTTGTCCAGTCACTCCTTCAAAGCTCAGCCAAG GTGGCTGTGGTTGACCTGAACAAGACCTGTGGTGAAGAATGCAAAGTACAGCTGGATGCCGAGTTTGGAGAAGGCAGCAGCACCTTTATTTCATGTGACGTGTCCGATGGAGATGCGCTGAGAG ATGCATTCCAGAGGACAGTGGACACGTTTGGTCGTCTGGACATCGTTATAAACAATGCTGGCATCAACAATGAAAAGAACTGGGAGAAGACCATACAAGTCAACCTG ACTTCGGTAATTAAAGGGACCTACCTGGCATTGGAGCACATGAGTAAAGAGTACGGCAAGGAAGGAGGCATCATCATCAATGTATCCTCCATGGCAG CCTTCCTGCATTCTCCTCATCAGCCTGTCTATACTGCTACTAAACATGGAGTAATGGGCTTCACCCGAGCTATGGCG GACGCTTCCTCTCAGGGCAACTACGGCGTTCGTATCAACGTCCTGTGCCCGGGCTTCGTCGACACCCCTTTGCTGCATTCGGTGGAAGATGAAAACAACATGGGCAAGTTGGTCAAGTTCAAGGATGAGTTTAAAGACAGCATGCGGAAGTTTGGCGTTTTACA GCCGTCGCTGATAGCGGAGGGCATGATGATGTTAATCCTGGACAGCAATCTGAACGGCGCAGTAATGAAGATCACCTGCTCCAAAGGAATTCACTTCCACACCTATGAGCCCATGTCTGCTTGA